From the Paenibacillus sp. R14(2021) genome, the window AGGAGGAGCTCCTTCTATGCCTATTCGGTCTTCACAGCGTCTCTTATATGCAGCAGCGGCAATCGCGGTGATGGCCGTGAGCCTGTGGTATACCATTCAAAGGGACAGGGGCATCACGGATTCCCGTACCCCGATCAGCTTACCCAAAGGCGTTCAGACAAGCGGAATGCTGCTCGTCGATTTCTATTCAGACGGCATGACGGGCAAGCAGGGCAGCTATTCAACAGATACAGACGGACAGCTTGTCGTGGATGCGGGAGCTTATGTGTCATCACCGCCGCAGCGGGGCGACGTGGTCTGGTTCTCGCTGCCTCCGTTTGATTACGGAGAGCGGACCACGCCCCCAAAGCAGAATGCGGCCCGGGTTATCGCGCTTCCCGGCGAGCGGTTCTCGATCCGTGAAGGGCAGATCTATATTAACGGGAAACGACTGTCTACCTTCTACGGCCGCATATTGTTCTGGGGGCAGACGGAGCGGGAATTTCTGGCCAACAGCGACGAGAAGAGCTGCCCGGCGGCATGCGTGAAAACGATGAAGGCGATCTTCAGCAAGTCGATACCGGAGATGATAATTCCGGAGGGATCCGTGTACGTGCTTGGAGATACCTCGGACCGCAGCTTGGACAGTGCATTGTTCGGCCCCCTCAGCGCCGTGCATGTGCTCGGCAAGGTCGTTGGCGCAACCGGCAAGCCGAAGCCGATTTCGAACCCGTGATCCGATCATGCTACAATAGATGAAAAACAGATGGAGCGTTCTTGTTTATGATCAAAGTGCTTGCCGTTATGAACGATCAACGGATCGTCCGCTTGTCTTCCCTTGCGGAATTTGACCGCAGCCATGTGAGCTGGTTCTGGGTCGATTTTTGCTCGCCTTCATCGGAGGAGTCGAAGCTGCTGGAGGATGTATTTCACTTCCACCCCTTGGCGATTGAAGATTGCTTGTTCTACTTGCAGCGGCCGAAAATGGACCATTACGACGATGTGCATTTCCTGGTACTGCATGCGATGAACGAAACAACCTTGGAGACGCTTGAGGTAGATCTGTTCCTGGGTCCGAACTATTTGGTCAGCTACCATCTGAAGCCGCTGCCTGAGCTCGAGCATGCTTGGGAGAAGGTATCGATAAAGCCGCGCATGGAAGCGCATGGCTGTCTGCATGCCGCCTATGTGGTCATGGATGAGCTGGTGGATCAATATTTTCCGGCGGTGCAAGCGATCGAGGATCAGATTCTAGAGTTTGAGACGGGTCCTGCCGAGCAGGGCATCCAAGAGAAGCTCAGCGATGTGTTTGAGATCCGCAACAAGCTGCTCAAGCTGCGCAAAACGATTATTCCGATGCGGGAGCTGCTGTACCGCGTGATCAATACGCAGCGGATTCCGGCTTTGAGCCATTACCATTTATTTTTCACCGATATTTACGATCATTTGCTGAAGCTGACGGAAATGGTGGATGCCAACCGGGATATGACCTCCGATTTGAGGGATCATTACATGTCGCTCAGCGCGAACCGGATGAATACGATCATGAAGACGTTGACCGTCATCACGGTGATATTTATGCCGCTTACGTTTATCGTCGGGATCTATGGGATGAACTTCAACAACATGCCCGAGCTGACGTGGCATTTCGGTTATTATTCGGTGCTCGCGGTGATGGCGCTGCTGGCTGCTTCGATGTATGTCTGGTTCAAAGTGAAGGGCTGGTTCGATTAATCGGCGCGCCGCTGCATAGGTCAGGCTTCGATTGGGGAGTGTAAAGGGTACATACTCTCAGGGAGGCGATGGCATATGGCAAGGCGGAGTCGAAGGAAGCATCTTGTGCCCGGCGCGGATGCTGCGATGAGCGCGTTCAAGGCTGAGGTGATGCGGCGGGAAGGCTTTGTTGTGAACCCGAACCAGCCGGACGACGTGAAGTACGAGGTGGCTAAGTCGCTCGGCGTTCCGCTCGAGCAAGGCTATAACGGTCATCTATCGACGGAATCGGCAGGCCAAGTCGGCGGACAGATCGGCGGCGCGATGGTGAAAGAGATGATTCGCATGGCGCAGGAGAAGCTGGCGGGTCAGCAGCACACGTAGAAGAGGACGAGATGAAGCCGCGGGCAGCGATTGCCGGCGGTTTTTTACGTGTATTCAGCTAATTTTCAGATTCGCTTCAGCCTGGTTTCAGCCTAGGCGGCTAGACTTAAAGCTATCATCGGTAAAATGGGGGTTGTTCGCTATGCCCGCGGCTATTCTTGTCATTGAAGACGATTATTATATCCAAGAGCTCATTGCGGAGTTTCTGAGAGCGCAGCAGTATGAAGTAGAAACGGCCAGCGACGGCCTGGAAGGCTGGGGGAAATGCCAGAGCAAGGCCTATGATCTGGTCATTCTTGATCTGATGCTGCCATCGATGGACGGCTACGCAATCTGCAGGCATATTCGCGAGAAGGGGGATACGCCCATCATCGTGCTGACCGCGCTGGGTGAAGAGAAGGATCAGCTCAAGGCGTTCGAGGAGGAAGCGGACGACTTTATTACGAAGCCGTTCTCGTTTCATGTGCTCATGAAGCGGGTAGAGGCGGTACTTCGGCGCACGCGGAGCGTGCAGTCCGGTGACCAGCTGTTCGACGGCCGGCTGCGGCTCGATGCGGACGCGTATAAAGTATTCGTGGATGGCAAGCTGATCGATACGACGACGAAGGAATTCGATATTTTGCATACGCTTATCCACAACGCAGGGCGGATTATGACAAGAGACATGCTGCTGGACAAAATCTGGGGCTACGATTACTTCGGCGACTCCCGCATTGTCGACGCCCACATTAAGAATATTCGCAAAAAGCTGGGCATCTCCGTCATCCGCACGGTAAAAGGAGTCGGCTATTCGCTGGAATCCGAGCTGGCAGGTGTGGGGGGATGATCAAGCGCAGAGGAATCCGGTTCAAAATCTTTCTGGTTACGACGGCGCTGCTCGTCGTATCGGCGGTGCTAATCTACTTGACGCTTTACTTCATGCTGCCGAGCTACTATAAGCACATCAAGCAGTCGCGGCTTGAGAGCGGCGTGGGCGAGCTGATTCGCGCGGTGAACGGAGAAGGCGAAGAAGAGGCGCTGCCGCAGATCGCGAAGTTCGGGCAGGACCATAACGCGGTCATGATGCTTCGCGACAAGGACGGGGGAGGCTACTACATCCCGCCGAATTTCCGGTCTTTCCGAAGCTGGCTTGGCGGGAATACGAGTAATCCGCTCTTCCGGAAGCAGATGGACTCGGGACGGTTCGAGGATGGACGCGACGGCGCGGGCGGCGGCGGGACCAGCGGGCCGAGGATGCAGATCATGAGCGTGGAGCGGAAGATTTCGTTTGCGGAGAACGGCGGCGAGGCGTATACGCTGTACGTGGATGCGCCGCTGCAGCCGATCGGCGAAGCGGCGCAGGTGATCCTGCTGTTTCTGCCGTACATGCTCATTCCGATTCTGTTCATCGCCATCGGCGGCGCCTTCATCTATGCGAGGCTGATCGCGAGGCCGCTATTGTCTTTGAACGATGTAGCGCACCGGCTTGCGAAGCTGGATTTCACGGTGACGGAGCCTGCGCTGAAGTCCCGCGACGAGCTTGGCGAGCTGTCGCTGAGCCTCAGCAAGCTCGCGGTCAATTTGCAGTCGACGATGGGCGAGCTGCAGGGGGCTAATGCCCAGCTCAAGAGCGATATCGAGCTGGAGCGGGAGCAGGAGGCGCGGCGCCGCGAGTTCGTCGCTACGATATCGCATGAGCTGAAGACGCCTATAACGGCGGTCAGCGGCCAGTTGGAGGCGATGATCGGCAATGTGGGTCCGTTCCGCGACAGGGATACGTACCTGCGCAAGTCGTATTCCATCATGCAGGACATGGATAAGCTTGTGCATGAGCTGCTGGAGCTGTCGAAGCTGGAAAGCCGCGATTTTCGCCCGCTAATGCGCAAAATCGATTTGACGGAGCTTGTGAGGGAGGCTGTAAATCATATGAGCTACTTGGCCGACATGAAAAGGATAAAGCTCGAGTACGAGCTGCCAAAGGAAGCGATGGTCATTGCCGACGAGCGGCTGATGTCGAAGGCTGTGGCGAATATTATTACGAATGCGGTGCAGTATTCGGGCGAAGAGGAACTTGTCGTTGTGCGGCTGGTCGAGGCGGTCCCAGCGACGTCTATTGCGGAGGCTGGACAAGCGGAGGATGCAAGCGATCGGGTAGTGCAGGAACGGCAGCAGCTGCTTGCGAATTCCGAGGACGGCGGCGGGCCAAGGTACCGGCTAGAGGTGCTGAACACAGGCGTGCAGCTGGACGAGACGAAGCTCCCGCGGCTGTTCGAGCCGTTCTACCGTGCGGAGCAGTCGCGCAGCCGCTCCACCGGAGGGAGCGGACTTGGCCTCTACATCGTGAGCAAAGTGCTGGATGCGCATGGCGCGCAGTACAGCATCGGCAATACGCCGGAGGGCGTGCGGTTCAGCGTGCTTTTGCAAGGCGCGGCGTAGGCGGTGCTGCGGGGTATGGACCTGTACCGCGGCGTGTGTGCCGTGTGAGCCGGGTTGACCGAATCGCGCCATGCGGCATCGTTCGTACAATGCGCACTGGATGGCGCGTAAGATTCGGGCTGGAGCTGCGATGAGTGTTCCAGGCGACTACGTGCAGGCGCTGGTGGGGGAACAGGCTGTGATTGTGAGAGGCTTCCTTATTCTGCTGTGTTGGAGCAGAACAAGGGAGCTTTTTTTTTGCTGCTGCGGGGTGAGAGCAGCGGGAGCGGTGTGGAGCGGAGCTATGCAGAGCCATCATGACTGGGGCCCCCGCCTTATTAGCGTTATTGAATCCAAACCGGCGGCTGAGCTCGACGGCGGAGAAACCGGTGCGCGAAGGCATGCCCGGCTGGTATTTATGATGCCTCGATGAATTCGAGACGATTGCCGAAAGGGTCATCGGCAAAGAAGCGCTGCACGCCTTCGTCGCTTCGAGCATCGTCGCGCATTACCGAGATGCCGTTACGCAAGAGATGCTCGCGAAGCGCGTCGATATGCGCGACCGCGAAGGCAGGATGGGCTTTCTTCGCAGGCGAGAAATCCGGCTGAACGCCGATATGCACCTGCTGCGCGCCGCATTGAAACCATACGCCGCCGCGCTGCCGCAGGCTCTCCGGCTTCACCAGCTCCGGCCAGCCGAGCAATTCGGCGAAGAATGCGCGCGCTTTCGTTTCGCATCCTGCAGGAGCGGCGAGCTGTACATGATCGATGCCGATGAATTCGAAGTTCATGGATAAACCTCCTAGGTGGTATGGTGAGGTGGTGCTGGTGGTGTTGGTGTTGGTGGTGCTGGTGTTGGATCATGCATTAGTTAGTTTTATTGTATGAAACTTAGTTTTATTTAATGATAGTATTAGTATAATGGGTTGGTTATTTAAAATCCAAATATAGGGAAAATTTGAGGGGCACAATCTTAGGCTGGTTCTCCATTGACCGCGTCTTCCCGCTAGCTGCAACGTTCACCCTGCGCATCCGATCTCTCCGCATGTACCAAATTTGCCCCATACGTGACTGGCCATCAGCCTAAATTACACAAAAGGGTGATCCAGCAGCCCACATTGGGCCTCATCCCGCGAGAATGACAAAAAAGGGTGATCCAGCAGCCTACATTGGGCCTCATCCCGCGAGAATGGCGCAAAAGGGTGATCCAGCAGCCCACATGGGTCTCCATTCCGCGAAAATGACACAAAAGGGTGATCCAGCAGCCTACATTGGGCCTCATCCCGCGAGAATGGCGCAAAAGGGTGATCCAGCAGCCCACATTGGTCTCCATTCCGCGAAAATGGCGCAAAAGGGTGATCCAGCAGCCTACATTGGTCTCCATTCCGCGAAAATGACACAAAAGGGTGATCCAGCAGCCTACATTGGGCCTCATCCCGCGAGAATGACGCAAAAGGGTGATCCAGCAGCCCACATTGGTCTCCATTCCGCGAAAATGACAAAAAAGGGTGATCCAGCAGCCCACATTGGTCTCCATTCCGCGAAAATGGCGCAAAAGGGTGATCCAGCAGCCTACATTGGTCTCCATTCCGCGAAAATGGCGCAATGGACCTCACTCAACCCCGATCGAAAGCGCAAAAAGCGCAGTTAAAGTCGATGCCTGGTAGCATCAACTTCAACTGCGCTTGCTAAAAGGCTCGCTGCCGAAAGCAGCAGCGGCTGTCCTGTCACCCAGCAGTCGGAGCAGGCCTCCGCCTGCTTCTGCGCACGAGAAATTGACCCGTCGAGCCCGTAGCCCTATACTCCCGTACGCTCCCTATACGCGGCACGCATCCGCCATCGCAAATCCTGCTCAGCAGAATGCTCCATTCGAAGCTTTGGCTTCAAACGGAAACCAATCTGCTTAAGCCAGTTTTACGCGAATCACATTCCACGACGCCTTGCCGAGCGAGGCTTGAATGCCGCCGTTGTCCTTCGCGGCATTGCCGCGTGTATGCGGCGTTACGCGGTTCGGTGCGTCCTTGGTGTTCGCGGCTTTGAGATCGTCGTGCTCCAGCACGATATGCTCGGTGATGCGGAAATCGCCGAAGCTGCGCAGGTCGATCTCTAGCGGCAGTGACTCGCTAAGGTGCCGGTTGACCGCGAAGACGGTCACTTCGCCGGCTTCCTCATTATGCACCGCGACCGCATCAAGGTAAGGGACGTCGGTGTAATCCTTAGCGTCGTATTTCGGCGAGGAGACGAGCGGAGCAAGCACCGTGCCGCGGCCGAAAATGCTCGTGTGCATGTACGGATAGTAGATCGTCTGCTTCCAAGCGGCGCCGCCCGTTTCCGTCATGATCGGCGCGATGACGTTGACCAGCTGCGCGAGGCAGGCCATTTTGACACGGTCCGCGCGTTTAAGCATGCTGATGAGCATGCTGCCGACAAGCAGTGCATCCTCGTGATTGTAGATATCCTCCAGCTGCGGCGGGGCG encodes:
- a CDS encoding response regulator transcription factor codes for the protein MPAAILVIEDDYYIQELIAEFLRAQQYEVETASDGLEGWGKCQSKAYDLVILDLMLPSMDGYAICRHIREKGDTPIIVLTALGEEKDQLKAFEEEADDFITKPFSFHVLMKRVEAVLRRTRSVQSGDQLFDGRLRLDADAYKVFVDGKLIDTTTKEFDILHTLIHNAGRIMTRDMLLDKIWGYDYFGDSRIVDAHIKNIRKKLGISVIRTVKGVGYSLESELAGVGG
- a CDS encoding VOC family protein; translation: MNFEFIGIDHVQLAAPAGCETKARAFFAELLGWPELVKPESLRQRGGVWFQCGAQQVHIGVQPDFSPAKKAHPAFAVAHIDALREHLLRNGISVMRDDARSDEGVQRFFADDPFGNRLEFIEAS
- a CDS encoding sensor histidine kinase — its product is MLIPILFIAIGGAFIYARLIARPLLSLNDVAHRLAKLDFTVTEPALKSRDELGELSLSLSKLAVNLQSTMGELQGANAQLKSDIELEREQEARRREFVATISHELKTPITAVSGQLEAMIGNVGPFRDRDTYLRKSYSIMQDMDKLVHELLELSKLESRDFRPLMRKIDLTELVREAVNHMSYLADMKRIKLEYELPKEAMVIADERLMSKAVANIITNAVQYSGEEELVVVRLVEAVPATSIAEAGQAEDASDRVVQERQQLLANSEDGGGPRYRLEVLNTGVQLDETKLPRLFEPFYRAEQSRSRSTGGSGLGLYIVSKVLDAHGAQYSIGNTPEGVRFSVLLQGAA
- the corA gene encoding magnesium/cobalt transporter CorA encodes the protein MIKVLAVMNDQRIVRLSSLAEFDRSHVSWFWVDFCSPSSEESKLLEDVFHFHPLAIEDCLFYLQRPKMDHYDDVHFLVLHAMNETTLETLEVDLFLGPNYLVSYHLKPLPELEHAWEKVSIKPRMEAHGCLHAAYVVMDELVDQYFPAVQAIEDQILEFETGPAEQGIQEKLSDVFEIRNKLLKLRKTIIPMRELLYRVINTQRIPALSHYHLFFTDIYDHLLKLTEMVDANRDMTSDLRDHYMSLSANRMNTIMKTLTVITVIFMPLTFIVGIYGMNFNNMPELTWHFGYYSVLAVMALLAASMYVWFKVKGWFD
- a CDS encoding alpha/beta-type small acid-soluble spore protein, with the translated sequence MARRSRRKHLVPGADAAMSAFKAEVMRREGFVVNPNQPDDVKYEVAKSLGVPLEQGYNGHLSTESAGQVGGQIGGAMVKEMIRMAQEKLAGQQHT
- the lepB gene encoding signal peptidase I: MPIRSSQRLLYAAAAIAVMAVSLWYTIQRDRGITDSRTPISLPKGVQTSGMLLVDFYSDGMTGKQGSYSTDTDGQLVVDAGAYVSSPPQRGDVVWFSLPPFDYGERTTPPKQNAARVIALPGERFSIREGQIYINGKRLSTFYGRILFWGQTEREFLANSDEKSCPAACVKTMKAIFSKSIPEMIIPEGSVYVLGDTSDRSLDSALFGPLSAVHVLGKVVGATGKPKPISNP